DNA from Kitasatospora acidiphila:
GTACATGTCGTTGGCCTTCTCGACCCAGACGGTGGCCGAACCGGCCGTGGTCCCAACGGAACTGACGATCGGCGAACCTTCGTTCAGATAGCCGAAGTTGATGCTCCCCTGGCCGACCAGGGCGAGCGCCGGCGTGCCGTTGCCCGCGGTGCCGATCTTGAAGGCCTGCATCGGGCCGCCGTTGCCGGAGTAGTAGACGTAGCCGCTGCCACCGCCCCAGAACGCCGGGTGGCAGTAGCAGCCGTTGTAGGGGCCCAAGGTCTGCACGTTGGCGTCGGTGCCGTTCGGGCCCTGCGAGTGGCCGCCCAGGTTGTCCCGGTTCAGCAGGAAGATCCGGCCGTCCTTGCCCTCCTCCACCGCCAAGTGCGGTACGGCGGAGGTGCCGTAGCCGTCCGGGATGGCCATCACGCCGCCGGAGCCCAGGTCGCGGTCGTTGGTGTCCAGCATGGTGGCGTCGGACGGGCTGAAGTAGTCGGTCGCCTTCAGCGAGCCGTCGGACTGCACGCCCAGGCTGATGACCGACTCGGACATGGTGCTGGGCGGGTTGCTGCCCGGGCCGGGCGGCGGCGAGACGCCGTTGCCGGTGGAGAACATGATGTGGCCCTGGGCGTCGGCGACCAGGCCGCCGCCCGAATCCCAGATGCCGCCGCCGTGGTTGGCGGTGCCGGTCTCGTCCGCCCACAGCGCGGTCTGGGTGCCGGCGGTGGAGACGCCCGCAACGTAGCCGCGCCAGGCGCCGACGTCGCAGACCGACCCGAAGCCCGCGTACACCACGCCGTTCAACAGCAGCAGCCCCGGCCGCTGCCCCTCCTCGACCGGGTTGAACACCACGCTCGGGTCATTGCCCGGCGAGCCGCCGATCACCACCGGGAAGCCCGGCTTCTCGGCGCCGGTGGCCGGGTTGACCGCGTGCATCTTCCAGAGCGGCGACTGGTGGTACTGGCCGCCGTCCTCCTTGGAGGTGAGGAAGAGGTAGCCGCTGGCCGGGTCGTAGACCGGGGTCGAGGTGATCCCGATGTAGGGGGCCAGGTCGCCGCAGGACCAGCTGGCGCCCGGGGTGGTCACGCCCGAGGCCGGCCAGGGTGCGCCGTAGGTGTCGGTCCACTTGACGGCGCCGGTGGTGGCGTCCATGCCGTAGACGTGATTGGTCTCGGTGGCCACGATCACGGTGCTGCCGAGCACCACCGGTGCGGCGTAGACCTGGCCGTCGACCGCGCTGGAGAACTGCTGGCCGAAGTCGGAGGAGCTGACCTGGGCAGGAGTCAGGCCGGGCTCGTTCTGGTCCCAGCCGGTGCGGTAGTTGTCGACCGAGATGGTGTTGGAGTCGGCGTGCGCGGCCATCGGCCCGGTGAGGGCGAGCGCGGTGGTGCCGAGCGCGAGCAGGGCCGTGCTGAGCAGCGCGGCGGTGGTGCGGTGCCCGGCGCCGGTACGGCGGCGGGCACGGCTGAGCAGTGCTTTCATCTGTGGAACCCCCCTGAGTCCGGACGTGCAGAAGTCCGGACGACTGTGCAGAGGAGCCCAAGCTAGCGATTCGTCAGATCATGTGTATGACGTTTGGTCAACTCTTAGACAATCAGTGGGGAAATGTAGCATGGGGTCCCATCACTGGGAGGACGCCGCTGGTCAGAGCCATCCTCGTTCGTCGGCGACCCGCAGCGCCTCCGTGCGGTTGCGGGTGCCGGTCTTGGCGATGGCGGACGAGGCGTAGTTCCGGACCGTCCCCTCCGACAGGTAGAGCTTTCCGGCGATCTCCGCCACGCCGGCGCCCGAACGGGAGGCGTTCAGCACGTCCCGCTCCCGGGCGGTGAGCGGCGACGCCCCCGCCGCCAAGGTCGCCGCGGCCAGCTCCGGATCCACCACCCGCTCCCCCGCCGCCACCCGCCGGATGGCATCCGCCAGCACCTCGGCCGGTGCGTCCTTCACCACGAAGCCCACCGCGCCCGCCTCCATCGCCCGCCGCAGGTAGCCCGACCGCCCGAAGGTGGTCAGCATCACCACCCTGCAGTCCGGCAACTGCTCGGCCAGCACCGCGGCGGCGGCCAGCCCGTCCAGCCCCGGCATCTCGATGTCCAGCAGCGCCACGTCCGGGCGGTGCTCGCGGGCCGCGTCCACCACCTGGTCACCGCGGCCCACATCGGCCACCACCCGGAAGTCGTCCTCCAGGTCGAGCAGCGCCCGCAGCGCGGTGCGGATCAGCTCCTGGTCGTCCGCCAGCAACAGACGGATCGTCATACCGCGCCTCTCCTGCCGAGATCACAGGGCTACCCGCAACCGCCAACCGTGTGGGTCCAGCGGACCGGCCTCGACGGTACCGCCCGCAGCCGCCACCCGCTCACGCAACCCGGTCAGCCCCTTGCCGTTCCCGGCCGCCGCACCCCCGACCCCGTCGTCGCCGACCCCGTCGTCGCCGATCTCCACCGAGGAGGCGGTGACGGCCACCGTGCACCTGGTCGCCCGGGCATGGCGCACCACATTGGTCAGCCCCTCCCGCACCACCCAGCCGAACAGCTCCCGATCGGCGGCGGCCACCATCTCGGTGGTCGTCGGCAGATCGGCCACCACCCCCGCCGCCCGCAGCAGTTCGCGGCCCCGCGCCAACTCGGCGGCCAGCGTCACCTCGCGGTAGCCCGAGACCGCCGCCCGCACATCGGCCAGCGCCTGCCGGGAGAGGCCCTCCACCGCCGCCATCTCCGCCAGCGCCTCATCCGGGGCCTTGGGTGTGAGGCGCTGCGCCAGGCGGCTCTTCACCGTGATCGCGGTCAGCGAATGGCCGAGCAGGTCGTGCAGATCGCGGGCGATCCGGTTGCGCTCCGCCTCCGACGCCAGCCGGGCCACCTCGGCCCGGGCCGCCACCAGCGCCCGGTTGGTGGCGGCGATCTCTGAGAACGCGCCCGCCACCAGCGCGGTGAAGAACAGCGCCAGCGCCTGGAACACCGCCGGGCCGCTGTTCCACGGGCGCACCGCCCAGGGCACCAGCAGGGCGGCGAGCGTTCCGGCCACCATGGCGTGCGAGGCGTACCGCCGCCGGAACACGGCGAAGAACGCGACGATGACGGTGGCCAGGAAGAAGGCGTCCTCATGGGCGAACGGCAGCGCGGCGACGAACAGCGCCGCCATGACCCCCAGCAGTGCCGTGGACTGCCGCTGCCGGCAAGCGGCCATCGCAGCCGCGGCCGCCAGGTAGACGGCGCCGAAGACGCTGACGATCACGTACCCCGCGACCGCGCCGGCCCCGTGGGCGTACTGCGACACCCCGGCCGCGGCGAGCCCCGGGTAGACCAGCATCCCGTTGGCCAGCATCACCCGCCGCCAGCCCTGCGCCCAGCGCGCCGGGTCGCGGGGTGGGGGTTCGGTTGCGGACTGCACGTGGTTCTGGGGGGCCTGGTGCTGCGGGCCGTCGCCGTTCACGCTCGGATCGCCTCTCTTGCCTGGGCTGGCCTACGGCCTTCGGTTCAGGTCACAGCTGCTCAGGTCACAGCCACTCAGGTCACAGCCACTCAGGTCACGACTGCTCAGGTCACAGCTGCGCGAACAGCTCGCGCAGGTGCCGGCCGTTGGTCACGACGGCCACGCCCAGCAGCAGCAGGCCGCAGGCAACCTGCTCGATCTTCATCCACAGCGGGTACGTCCCCGGCAGCGTCACGATCACCGCGACGACCACCACCAGGATCGGCGACAGGAACCGCAGCCGCCGGTACGCCCCACGCGACCCGGCGGCCGCCCGGTTGGTGAAGAAGAACGTCAGAGCGGCACTGAACGCGACGCCGATCCCCCGACTGGTGACCGCCTGGTTCACCATGGAGTGGTTGTTGTGCATGGCGAAGATGACGACAAGGGTGACCAGGCTCAGCCCGAGGTAGGCGATCACCAGCTGCCGAACGGTACGGAAGGCGCGAACCGTGTCCGGGTGGCTCAGGCCGTTCTGGCCGCTCGGGCTGGTCTGGCTGCTCTTGTTGGTGTTGCTGAAGGTCATGGCATCCATCCTGGCTGTGGGCAGGGCAACCGTGCAGTGTGCTCTTACACGAGAGCTTCATGACAACTGTCATTGGGGGAAGCACGCGTTACGTCACAGCGCCTCTGACGGCTCACCAGCCCAAGGTTGCTCGAAAGCTCATGCCCCCGCCGACCTTGCCGATTGACCCTACTGACGGCTCGTCACCAACATGTCAGTAACAACGACATCTCCCCCAGCCCGAGTTGGGCGGGCCAATGATGACATTCGAGGCTGATCCCTGGGAAGCTGCCGGGTACCTCGATCCCGGCGATGCATCCGCACATTCACGGCACCTCGGACCCGGTGGCGGTCGGCCGTCGCGCTTGCCCCTGCGGGCCGCGGTGGCGAGCCCTTCGAGCATCGACTCCCGGGATGTTCCCGCGCTCGGCCTCCGCCCTCCTCGATGTTCAGCGGGGTGTCGCGATCGAATCCGGTGAACGGTGGATAGCATTTCACATCAGCCTTGGAAATGCCGCCGTCGCATACTCGTCGAAAGGTTTGTGTAATGACCATCATGCCCTCGACAGCGCGATGCCTCGGGTTGGCCATGTTGGTGCTGGGAGTGACCACACCGGCCACGGCGACCCCGACGGCTCCCGAACTGGGGCACTCGGGCCGCTGGCTCACCGACGAGCAGGGTCGGGTGGTCTCCTTGCACGGCGTCAATCTGGTCTACAAGTACCCGCCCTACTTCCCCGCAGCGGGAGGTTTCGGCGAGAAGGACGCCCAGTTCCTGGCGGAGAACGGTTTCAACGCGGTGCGGCTCGGTTTCGCGTGGAACGCGGTCGAACCGCAGCCCGGGGTCTACGACGACAACTACATCGAGCAGATCAAGCAGACCCAGAAGTTGCTGGCCCGGTACCACATCTACAGCCTGGTCGACTCCCATCAGGACGCGTTCAACGAATCGGTGGGCGCGAGTTGGAGCGGGTTCCCCAAGTGGGCGGTGTTCCCCGACGGCCTGCCGGTGCAGCCGAATCCGGGCTTTCCAGCGGTCTACTTCACGAGCCCCGCACAGAACGAAACGTGGGCGAACTTCTGGCACGACCATGCCGCGCCCGACGGCGTCGGGGTGCAGGAACACTATGCGGCCATGTGGGCGCACGTCGCGCAACGCTTCGCCGACCAGCCGCACGTCCTGGGCTACGACCTGATCA
Protein-coding regions in this window:
- a CDS encoding response regulator transcription factor; the encoded protein is MTIRLLLADDQELIRTALRALLDLEDDFRVVADVGRGDQVVDAAREHRPDVALLDIEMPGLDGLAAAAVLAEQLPDCRVVMLTTFGRSGYLRRAMEAGAVGFVVKDAPAEVLADAIRRVAAGERVVDPELAAATLAAGASPLTARERDVLNASRSGAGVAEIAGKLYLSEGTVRNYASSAIAKTGTRNRTEALRVADERGWL
- a CDS encoding sensor histidine kinase, which translates into the protein MNGDGPQHQAPQNHVQSATEPPPRDPARWAQGWRRVMLANGMLVYPGLAAAGVSQYAHGAGAVAGYVIVSVFGAVYLAAAAAMAACRQRQSTALLGVMAALFVAALPFAHEDAFFLATVIVAFFAVFRRRYASHAMVAGTLAALLVPWAVRPWNSGPAVFQALALFFTALVAGAFSEIAATNRALVAARAEVARLASEAERNRIARDLHDLLGHSLTAITVKSRLAQRLTPKAPDEALAEMAAVEGLSRQALADVRAAVSGYREVTLAAELARGRELLRAAGVVADLPTTTEMVAAADRELFGWVVREGLTNVVRHARATRCTVAVTASSVEIGDDGVGDDGVGGAAAGNGKGLTGLRERVAAAGGTVEAGPLDPHGWRLRVAL
- a CDS encoding pentapeptide repeat-containing protein, with the protein product MSSRDLSGCDLSGCDLSSCDLNRRP